From Simonsiella muelleri ATCC 29453:
GGCAGCCTGAAAATTATAGCACTATGAGATGAGAGGGTGGACGATAACTAATTCATCTGACAACGGTATTGTTGTGGTATCTAACGCATACGCATAGGTTGGCTGATGAGCAGAGTTAGCAGTGTCAGTTGCGGTGTGGGTTGGGTTGGCGGTCAGCATATTGGGTAAGGAATCCGCCACCACTTCATAATCCAACTGATGGTCATCATGAATTGGGGTATCATCTGTTGATTGTGTGGTGGTTTCGGTTAAATCATGCTGGCTGATGGTTTCCCATGTTGCGGTACTGTTCACAGGTTCGCTGCTGCTTACTGCATCTTTGGTATCAGCTGCCACATCGTCCACTACTTCATAATCCGATTCAGCGGTGGTGTGGTATGCGTACACAGTATTGGCATTGGGTTGAATGTCGTAAGTGTATGCGGTGGCTGATTCATCGGTAGATGTGGTTTTTGCAGACAAATCCGCATAAACGCTGTTTTGTACATTGCTGTCTGGCACATAATATTGATGCGCTTGTGTATCGGTTTGGCTGGTGTTGGACGCAGCGCGATACACGTTATCGGCATTTTCATGTTCATGATGTGTTTGCCCATCGGTGGCGGATAAAGTATCCATTGCCGTGGTATCGTCTAATGTACGCGTTTCCCATTGTGGTGCTTGGTAAGCCGATTTCAGACGAGCCGCAGCGGCTTCATCAAAACGGTATTCCAATGCAGATGCGATATTTTTTAATGGATTACCGTAAGTATCTTGCCCAGTGGACAAGGTAATATACGGCGCACGCATATTTTGACCTGCTGGCGAATATTGCGACACGGGTTCACCAATCAAATCTTTGGTGGCAATTTGGAACGTGAAATCGCCTGTAATACCATTGGTTTTTGTGGTGTAGGTATGTCCATTGATGGTGGTGGTGATGGTGTGTACCATCTTCAAATCATTATCATCAAATCTAGATGCTAGTTGACCTTTAACTTCAATGTATTCAGCTTTTAATTCATCGGCACTCAAATAGTTATCACCCGTTAAATCGTCCAATTGGAGTTCCATATTGGTAGAAATTTTCACGAAATACTTCAATTCTGTGTTGACGGTTTGGGTTTCGCCATTTGCGGTGTGGGCAATTAAAGAGCCAGTGAGTGTACGGTCGCTTAATGTTTTACGGCGTGTTCCTGTCTCAACCATGTCATCAGTTGGTAAATCAAAACTGAATTTACCATCTGCTTGAACGGCTTGTTTGTATGTTGTGCCAGCAAGCGAGATAGACACGATATCACCAGCTTTAAAATCACCAATGACAGTGCCTGTTACACGAGTGGTGGTGTTTTGTTCGTATTCGGTTCGGGCGATGATGTTGTCTTCTGTAACCTTATCAAACACCACATCGGCCAATTGAGCTTGATAACTGGTATTCAGGCTGCCTGAAGCTTTGTTACCATAATTATCGGTTACATTGGCTACGATAGAAATATCATTGCTACCCCAATGCGCGTTTAATTCTGACCCTGCAACAGTAACAGTCCAATTCCTGCCCGATACGGTTGCAGCATGGGTTTTGCCATTGGCGATGACATTGACTTGTACATTGCTGTCGCTGGTGTCATATGTATCGTAATGGACTTTCCCAGAGAAAGTTACATTGCCTTGTAAATCATTCATTTTCAAGGTGGGTGCGGTGTCCAATTGAATGGTTGGAGTACTGGTGTAATTATTCACATCATAATTGGCGAATACTTCTTCACTGGTTGTTGTATTGCCCGCCACGTCTTGAGTATCCACAAAAACGCTGTATGTGCTATTTTGGGCTAATAATTCCCCTGGTACAGCAATATTGTAGGTATTGCCAACCAATTTGCCTTCAAAAGTACCATTGTTCCCGCCCAAAGTGATGGTTACTTTATCGCCATCGCGTGCATCGGCGACCATACCCGTGATGTTTACCATTACGCCAGCTTTGGCTTCATCGGCATTGATGTTGTTGTCGTCTCCAACTTTTCCGATGGTAATTCTTGGCGTAGTGATTTCGGTGATGACTTGGTAATCGCGAGTGGTTTCTACAGTGGCGGTATTGCCTGCATTGTCCACATCAACTTTGACTGCCACTTGCCCTGTTTTGCCATTGACGGTATCAGTGGCATTTTTGGCTAACAGGCTGCCTGAAATATTTTCAAACGTGAACGAACCATCATTTTGTACTGTTGTGGTGTGTGTGGTTGTACCGATGGTCAGCGTTACTGTACCGCCCACAGCATTGGTGGTTGTACCTGTGATGTTTACCGAATTCATGGATTCATTTTTGTTAATGATATTGTCTTCGGTAATGCTGTTGAGCGAAATGGTTGGTTGCGCAATATCCTTAACCACTTGATAAGTGTGAGTATAAGTATTGGTTGAAGTATTTTGTGCGTCATCGGAATTATTCACGGTTACGGTGAATTGTGCAGGACTGCGATCCAATTCTTTGCCCGATACTTTGAATAAGAATGAGCCATCGTTTGCCAAAATGGTGCTTGGGTAAGATGTATCGCCGATTCGCAAAATAACCGTGTCGCCGACGCGTGTATTGGTCGCATGACCTTTAATTTCAATGTCTTTGGCTTCCATTTTGCTTTCTTGCAAATTGATGATGTTGTCGCCTGTAATATTATCTACGGTGATATCGGGTTTCTTCAATTCAATATCTACTTGATAATTATGCGTAACTTCATTGCTGGTGCTTTGGTTGCCTGCGGTATCGGTGGCAATAACTTTAGCGGTTAATTGGGTTTGGGTAACCAAGTCGGCGTTAGGTACATCAATTGAATAAGTGTTGTTCACGACTTTGCCAGTGAATGTTTTGCCAGCAACGGTCAAAATCACTTCATCGTTATCACGCGCACCAGTGGTTGTCCCCGATACTTTGGTATAAGTTTGATTGGATTCTTGTAAATTCAATACATTATCTTCAGTAATCGGATTGACGGTAATGGTGGGTTGAGAGAGTGTGGTTTTAATTTCATAAGTCTGTTTAGCAGTCAATTCAGCCGAATTACCAGCATCATCACGACCTGTAACGGTTACGCTGAATTGAGGCGGCACTTGGGCGACCAATACCGAAGTCGGTACAGCTACACTGAATCCACTGTTTTTAACCGTACCAAAATATTTATTTGCGCCAACATAAATCACCACATCATCGCCTTCGCGCACATTTTTCAGGCTGCCTGAAAGCGTAGTCTGGGCTGCTGTTGATTCGACACGATTAATGATATTGTCCTGTGTAACTGGGTTGATGGTAATTTTAGGTTCAGGAGCTTCAATGTCAACTGTATAACCAATTAGTTGGCTATTGCTTGATTGGTTACCCAACGCATCACGTTTGGTTACACGGATTTCCACTTTAGCTGCGCCAGTACTGTCGGCGGCTTGTGCTAATTTTGCGCCGTCCACTGTGATTTCAAAGGTTTTGGCTTGAGAAACTTCTGTTTTGCCAATCACTTCTGTACCAATCAAGGCTTCTACCAAATCGCCATTTTGGGCATTTTCCACTGTACCTGTGATTTTTTGTTGGGTGGTGGATTCGGTTTTGTTGATGATATTGTCGCCGAATACTGGCAAATTCACATTCAAAACAGGTTGTTCAATGCTGGTAATGACTTGGTAAGTGTGTTCATAATGTGCGGTAGTGGTATTGCCTGCCTTGTCGCTGGCAGCCACATCAATCACAATTTTGTTGTTGGCGGCAGCGGCAGTCAAAACACTGGGTTCAACATTTAAGCTGAATCCATGATTTTTAATCAAAATATTTTCATACACTTTATCGCCGATGGTCACGGTTACTTTGTCGCCATCTTGTGTATTGCTGATGCTGCCCACGACTGGAATATTGGCTAAACCCAATTCTGATGAGCTGATGATATTGTCATGGGTAATATTGTTGATGGAAATAACAGGCGTTTCTGCAACTAAATCAACCGTATAAGCACGATTTGTGGTACTTGAATCCACGTTACCAGCCACATCAGTGCTGATGGCAGTGGCTTGGACTTTTAAATCGTTGGCTTGCAACAATACGGACGCGGGCACTTTTTGCGTGAATGTGCCATTGACCACATCAACCGTTTGTGTATACGAACCAATGACCAGATTCACTTTTTCAGTGCTGGCGATGGCGGTATTTTCTTTGGTAACGGTAACACTGCCTGAAATTTCAATATCTTGCTGCGATTCTGCTGCGTTGATGATGTCATCGGTGGCAATCGGATTCAGTTTCACTTCAACCGTGTTGGCGGTGTTGATGATTTCATAAGTTTTGCTGTTGCTGGCGGTAATGGGGTTGCCTACATTGTCTTTGCCATTGACGGTAGCGGTAAGGCTTTTCACATTGGCATTGAGTAAATCAGAAGTATTCATGTCCAAGCTAAAGTGTCCATTGACGACTTTAGTGGTTTTGTAATAATCGTTGCCATCAATTTGGAAAGTAACTTCGCTGCCTGTTGGTACTCCTGACACGCTGCCTGAAACCGTGATGATTTGTGAATTGGTTTCATCGCGGTTAATGATGCCATCTTGTGCAATGGCATCTAAGGTTAAAGTGGCTTGTCCAACAGTGGTTTGTACGGCGTAATCGGCTGTATTGCTGCCTGGAGTTTGACTACCAAATTCATCGGTAGCAATCACTTCCACGCGAATTTGTTTAGTGGTAGCCGTTGCTAATTCTGCGCCATTTACATTTACGGTAAATTGGTTGCCTGCCACTTCGCCCTTGCCAATTTCTTTATCGCCCAGATACACTTTTACCACGTCTTTATCACGCGCACCCGACACGCTGCCTGTAACAGGTACTTGCGTTTGTGATTCGGCCAAATTCACGGTGTTGTCATCGCCAGCCACGCTGGTCACGGTAACCACTGGCGCGGGAAGTGTTACCACTTCGTATTTGCCAATTTGTGAACCTGTTGCGGAGTTGCCTGCGGCATCGGTGGCAATGACTTCTACACGTACTTGGCTGTTGGTTTTTAAATCCGCGCCGTTCACATTCACATTGAATTGATTGGCTAAAATTTCGCCCGAACCAATTTCTTTATCGCCGACATAAATTTTGACTTTGTCGCCATCACGCGCACCCGACACGCTGCCCGAAACCGCTACTTCTTGTGTGGCTTCATTGGCGGTCAATTTATTGTCATCAGCCACGCTGTTGATGGTAATGATGGGTTCGGACAAAGTAGGGGTGGTGTAATTTTGGGTTTGGCTGGCGGATTTTTCGTTGCCAAATTTGTCTGTTGCGATGACTTCCACGCGAACAGATTTATCCGTAGCCACTGCCAAATCCGCGCCTTTGACGTTGACACTGAATTGGTTGCTTGAAACTTCGCCTTTGCCAATTTCTTTGTTGCCGACATAAATTTTGACTTTGTCGCCATCACGCGCCCCAGACACGTTGCCTGAAACCACTACATCTTGTGTGGCTTCGATTGTATTGATTTGATTGTCTTCGGAAATTGTTATTTTGCTAATCACAGGTGTTGCCAAAGTTGCCACTGTGTAATCCAGTGATTTTGTTCCTGTAATCTGTTGATTCAAATTGTCTTTTGTTGTGATTTCTACGGTTAATTTTGGGGTTTTGGCTGCTGCCAAAGTTGCGCCATCAACTTCTACGCTAAACGCATCAGCCGTTACTTTACCCTTGCCAATTTCCGTGCCGTCCAGCAAGACGCGTACTACATCGCCTGTTTTTGCGCCCGACACGCTGCCTGAAATCAACACTTTTTCGGCAGCTTCTTTTTCATTTAAAACGTCATCGTTGGCAATTTTTGTCAACGAAATTTGTGGCGCAGCCAATGAATCCAATGCGTAGGTTTTGTTGGCGGTAACGGTCATGCTGTTGCCAGCGTCATCGGTTGCCACGATTTCTACGTCAACGGTTTTGTTTTGCGCTTGAACTAATTTTGCACTATCTACTTCAATATTAAATTTATTTTGATTAATTTCACCCGTTGCCAATTCTACGCCGTCCAACAATACGCGCACTTTGTCGCCATCACGCGCTTGTGAGACGTTGCCTGAAATAGCAACTTTTGCAGCTGCCTCAGCAGAACTCAATACAAAATCATCGCCAGCAATTGCGGTAATTGTTACGGTGGGTTGATTTAATTTAACTAATTGATAAGCTTGAATTTTTGTGCCAGTTGCTGAATTGCCAGCGTCATCGGTTGCCATCACATCAATGCGCACATTTTTGTCGGTTGCGTTTGCCAAATCCGCGCCGTTGACATTCACATTGAATTGATTGGCTAAAATTTCGCCCGAACCAATTTCTTTGTCGCCGACATAAATTTTGACTTTGTTGCCATCACGCGCACCCGACACGCTGCCTGAAACCGCTACTTCTTGTGTGGCTTCAGTCGTGTTGATTTTGTTGTCGTCTGAAATGTGGACGTTGCTGATGGTCGGCGTTGCCAGTGTAACCACGCTGTATGCCTGAT
This genomic window contains:
- a CDS encoding Ig-like domain-containing protein, encoding MSQYTLNIIHQNQTKTIHLTSNQTVKIPAQAGARYQILNEKGVLIYEPKMQEVGNDLWLFLDNADDKIPEIVLTGYGDFSPITNSLNLMQMDATLALTNAPAAMPLMPTNVVTAVPETTAQLASEVSTTTAVSTSSTSTTQSASSTALATSSSKILMGALGAVALAGVTAAASGGGGNSSNSGSSNSSSGGNDAPAAAQPTLDKPKISNVKITSDNVINEAEATQEVAVSGSVSGARDGDKVKIYVGDKEIGSGEILANQFNVNVNGADLANATDKNVRVDVMATDDAGNSATGSLNQSYSVVTLATPTISNVHISDDNKINTTEATQEVAVSGSVSGARDGDKVKIYVGDKEIGSGEILANQFNVNVNGADLANATDKNVRVDVMATDDAGNSATGSLNQSYSVVTLATPTISNVHISDDNKINTTEATQEVAVSGSVSGARDGDKVKIYVGDKEIGSGEILANQFNVNVNGADLANATDKNVRVDVMATDDAGNSATGSLNQSYSVVTLATPTISNVHISDDNKINTTEATQEVAVSGSVSGARDGDKVKIYVGDKEIGSGEILANQFNVNVNGADLANATDKNVRVDVMATDDAGNSATGSLNQSYSVVTLATPTISNVHISDDNKINTTEATQEVAVSGSVSGARDGDKVKIYVGDKEIGSGEILANQFNVNVNGADLANATDKNVRVDVMATDDAGNSATGSLNQAYSVVTLATPTISNVHISDDNKINTTEATQEVAVSGSVSGARNGDKVKIYVGDKEIGSGEILANQFNVNVNGADLANATDKNVRVDVMATDDAGNSATGSLNQAYSVVTLATPTISNVHISDDNKINTTEATQEVAVSGSVSGARDGNKVKIYVGDKEIGSGEILANQFNVNVNGADLANATDKNVRIDVMATDDAGNSATGTKIQAYQLVKLNQPTVTITAIAGDDFVLSSAEAAAKVAISGNVSQARDGDKVRVLLDGVELATGEINQNKFNIEVDSAKLVQAQNKTVDVEIVATDDAGNSMTVTANKTYALDSLAAPQISLTKIANDDVLNEKEAAEKVLISGSVSGAKTGDVVRVLLDGTEIGKGKVTADAFSVEVDGATLAAAKTPKLTVEITTKDNLNQQITGTKSLDYTVATLATPVISKITISEDNQINTIEATQDVVVSGNVSGARDGDKVKIYVGNKEIGKGEVSSNQFSVNVKGADLAVATDKSVRVEVIATDKFGNEKSASQTQNYTTPTLSEPIITINSVADDNKLTANEATQEVAVSGSVSGARDGDKVKIYVGDKEIGSGEILANQFNVNVNGADLKTNSQVRVEVIATDAAGNSATGSQIGKYEVVTLPAPVVTVTSVAGDDNTVNLAESQTQVPVTGSVSGARDKDVVKVYLGDKEIGKGEVAGNQFTVNVNGAELATATTKQIRVEVIATDEFGSQTPGSNTADYAVQTTVGQATLTLDAIAQDGIINRDETNSQIITVSGSVSGVPTGSEVTFQIDGNDYYKTTKVVNGHFSLDMNTSDLLNANVKSLTATVNGKDNVGNPITASNSKTYEIINTANTVEVKLNPIATDDIINAAESQQDIEISGSVTVTKENTAIASTEKVNLVIGSYTQTVDVVNGTFTQKVPASVLLQANDLKVQATAISTDVAGNVDSSTTNRAYTVDLVAETPVISINNITHDNIISSSELGLANIPVVGSISNTQDGDKVTVTIGDKVYENILIKNHGFSLNVEPSVLTAAAANNKIVIDVAASDKAGNTTTAHYEHTYQVITSIEQPVLNVNLPVFGDNIINKTESTTQQKITGTVENAQNGDLVEALIGTEVIGKTEVSQAKTFEITVDGAKLAQAADSTGAAKVEIRVTKRDALGNQSSNSQLIGYTVDIEAPEPKITINPVTQDNIINRVESTAAQTTLSGSLKNVREGDDVVIYVGANKYFGTVKNSGFSVAVPTSVLVAQVPPQFSVTVTGRDDAGNSAELTAKQTYEIKTTLSQPTITVNPITEDNVLNLQESNQTYTKVSGTTTGARDNDEVILTVAGKTFTGKVVNNTYSIDVPNADLVTQTQLTAKVIATDTAGNQSTSNEVTHNYQVDIELKKPDITVDNITGDNIINLQESKMEAKDIEIKGHATNTRVGDTVILRIGDTSYPSTILANDGSFLFKVSGKELDRSPAQFTVTVNNSDDAQNTSTNTYTHTYQVVKDIAQPTISLNSITEDNIINKNESMNSVNITGTTTNAVGGTVTLTIGTTTHTTTVQNDGSFTFENISGSLLAKNATDTVNGKTGQVAVKVDVDNAGNTATVETTRDYQVITEITTPRITIGKVGDDNNINADEAKAGVMVNITGMVADARDGDKVTITLGGNNGTFEGKLVGNTYNIAVPGELLAQNSTYSVFVDTQDVAGNTTTSEEVFANYDVNNYTSTPTIQLDTAPTLKMNDLQGNVTFSGKVHYDTYDTSDSNVQVNVIANGKTHAATVSGRNWTVTVAGSELNAHWGSNDISIVANVTDNYGNKASGSLNTSYQAQLADVVFDKVTEDNIIARTEYEQNTTTRVTGTVIGDFKAGDIVSISLAGTTYKQAVQADGKFSFDLPTDDMVETGTRRKTLSDRTLTGSLIAHTANGETQTVNTELKYFVKISTNMELQLDDLTGDNYLSADELKAEYIEVKGQLASRFDDNDLKMVHTITTTINGHTYTTKTNGITGDFTFQIATKDLIGEPVSQYSPAGQNMRAPYITLSTGQDTYGNPLKNIASALEYRFDEAAAARLKSAYQAPQWETRTLDDTTAMDTLSATDGQTHHEHENADNVYRAASNTSQTDTQAHQYYVPDSNVQNSVYADLSAKTTSTDESATAYTYDIQPNANTVYAYHTTAESDYEVVDDVAADTKDAVSSSEPVNSTATWETISQHDLTETTTQSTDDTPIHDDHQLDYEVVADSLPNMLTANPTHTATDTANSAHQPTYAYALDTTTIPLSDELVIVHPLIS